A region of the Dysgonomonas mossii genome:
ATAATTGACCAATAGTTTCCGCAATGATAATAATATTGAAAACGGGAGTCTAGAATAATAGACTTCCGTTTTTTCATTTAAAAGAGAAAACGAACATCTTTAATTTCATATATTTGCAAATAGGTAAAAACTATACCTAAGTATTAAATGATAGGTTATGAAATTCTATAGATTTTTTGCTTTGTCTCTTTTAATCATACTTCCTTTTCAAATGAAGGGAGATAATGGTGTAATATATCAGAAAGAAGACTCTTTGACTTTTGTTCGCTACATTGAGCAATTTAAACCACAGAAAGACCTTCCCTTTAATCAGTTATTGATAAAAACTGCTAAGTTCTTTCTTGGCAAGCCTTATGTTGCATCTACTCTGGAGGCTTCAGGCGATGAAACTCTCATTATAAATCTTAGAGAGCTGGACTGTACAACTTTTGTCGAAAATTGTATTGCTCTCACACGTGTCATAAAATCAGGAGATAGTTCTTTCGAAAACTACTGCTCTTGTTTAATCAATATGCGTTATCGTGGCGGAGAAATTAAGGGCTATACTTCTCGTCTTCATTATACAAGTGATTGGATATATGAAAATGAAAGGAACAATCTATTGAGAAATATCAGTACAGATATCGGAGGTAAAATAGTAAATCATCCGCTGAGTTTTATGTCGGGACAACCTCAATCGTATAAACATCTGAAAGATAATGAGGCAAATGTCTCAAAAATGAAAGAAATAGAAAGAACAGTGAATAACAGGAATAATTATAGAATTATTCCTGTTGAATCTATATCTAACAATAAAGAAAAAATAGAGAGTGGTGATATTGTTGTATTTGCGACCTCACTTCAAGGTCTTGACTATTCTCATATAGGTGTTGCATATTGGCAAAACGGAGAACTTCACTTTATACATGCGTCGAGTAAGCAGAAGCAGGTTGTGATAGAGAAGAAGACTTTGGTTGAGTACTGTGCCGACTCAAAAAGCTGTTCAGGAATAAGTATACTCAGGATCAATAATTAATAAAATGGAGCAAAATAAC
Encoded here:
- a CDS encoding N-acetylmuramoyl-L-alanine amidase-like domain-containing protein, translated to MKFYRFFALSLLIILPFQMKGDNGVIYQKEDSLTFVRYIEQFKPQKDLPFNQLLIKTAKFFLGKPYVASTLEASGDETLIINLRELDCTTFVENCIALTRVIKSGDSSFENYCSCLINMRYRGGEIKGYTSRLHYTSDWIYENERNNLLRNISTDIGGKIVNHPLSFMSGQPQSYKHLKDNEANVSKMKEIERTVNNRNNYRIIPVESISNNKEKIESGDIVVFATSLQGLDYSHIGVAYWQNGELHFIHASSKQKQVVIEKKTLVEYCADSKSCSGISILRINN